The DNA segment TGAGctttatacatttaatttttgagccattaatataataacagtacaatgtatattcaatgaaaaatgtatacattatcttATTAGATCAAATAATCAAACTGATGAATAGTAAGGACCATCTACAACAATGAGTCACCATaacattataaaacattacTAACTGTTTATGTGAACATGTTATTTACAGTTATGAATTAAATATGGATttcatacaatataattttttatttgtagagAAGTGTTTTGAATGACTATCCAGTCTTTATCTttaatatactgtaaattcagaaattgcgaggtttttattattgcaaaaaaatccgatagagttgtaaacgcaataatttaaactcgcattttgaaatgttttatatgaatttaacaggattttcctcaaaatcgtaaaaaataaaatcgcatttaagtctaaaataacaaaatcgcaataataaatgcacacaattatttctgaatttacagtaatgaTATAACAGgttcatgtattatttgtgtacattttgtactcAAATTAAATATGAAAGGTCCATAGATATTTCTGTGGAAGTTAAATCTTGTGACCAACCATGGTCATGCTTTATATACTTATTAAAACCGATAGGTTGagaaatgaaatttagaatattGAAGATTAGCAGTATACAATTCATTATCATGGATGTTGCTTTCTTACACCAACAGTTCCTTTTTGTATGGTAGTTGTTATAGACTTAATTCAATTGTCATGAAGTATAGGTCAATTAAGCATTACTTCACATGTGTTTTGGCTTAAAATCTCATTTGAGATATTTGAACTTTTCAGTTCAAGTTTACAAAAGgaaatttgtattgaaaattcattataaaattttaaatgaaaaaacttATACATCATATAATTTCTCTAAATAAAAGGGTGATATCACATTAAAACATGTTGAaaggaataaaaaataaataaaaaatgtcaaaatacacTTAGATCTATATAAAATGTTGTACATATGGATAAAAAGAGATATGGGTAAATGTTCAGAGATAGCAAAAGATGAAAGCAGCTTTATAGTCAAAACAGGCTGTCATTTAGCAGcaattttcaaagttgttaACCTATATTTACTGTTTTAcaataatatcttttaaatttgtgtCAATTCTTGAACATCATATTGACTTTTATTAAGATGTTTTTGGTATCTATGGTTACTAAggatatcagtagttttcatatatttgtgtACATaggaaaaaatgtcaatgtataaatatgttttttttataatttagatCAACAATGAATGCAAAAAGCATAATAAGATTATTACACAGATATTCTATACAGGTGTCTACATTAATTGACAATAGTGAATAGagttttaaactaaaatataagCAGAGAACACCATCAATAAGTATTCCTTAAATTCATATAATGATTACACCATTTACAGATAAACTATCAAACTCACTCAAAAGAGATGCTTAACTACAAGCAGAACTACAAGCAGATAATAAGTCTTTAAAAATTATgccaaccttttttttttttttttacaaaaaataacaatttattcaaCTTTTAGTCACTGATGACTAAGATTCATACCTTcgataaaaataaagttatcaaTATGCAACCATTTGTTCATAATAAGTTAATAGGCAAGTCTAAGTCTGATATAAAACtattgagataaaaaaaaaaaactctttaaagttttttaaaaaatatttaaagacatTCGTACCATCACAAGAAAATGTTACCATATCAACctttagaatataaaaatttagATGTACACCTATAAATcctttgaatataaaaaaaaaaaaagttaaaaattattagATCCTGATCAAGGTGGGAAAAGTTATACTTTAAgcaaagaaaattattttcttatgaTGGTACAGTAGGATTAATGAGCTTCCGTTTTACTGCCCTCTACTGGAGAGGATAATGATTCTTCTGACACCTCAAACACTGAATCTTCTGCCACCGATCTTCTTTTACCATATCGTTTCGGTTCCGTATCAATTTCATGACTGGGACTTGTTTTTTCTATACTTCCAATAGAGAATCTAACACGACTTCCTCTCCTGGAATGATAACCTTCAGCCCTTCCAGGCCTAAGTTCTTCAGGACTGTCACTCCTCGTACGAGCTTTCATATATTCATGATACTGACCTCTTGATCTTGATCTTCTTCGTTGAGGTAGAGGAAAAGGGTCTATTGGATCGTCAGATATAGATTCAAGTTCTCTTGACTCACTTGTTGAAGTAGTAGCTGTGCTAGTTGTGTGAGGATATGTGCTTGTTGAGGATAATTCAGAAATAGTATATTGAGTTTTATCTTGATGTTCCTCTGGCGCTGCAACACAGACTTCACAAGTTGGCCACTTGAATTGTCCGAAATTACCCATTGGACCACATATACATAACAACGAaaggaaaaaaattgttgaataaGTCCAACTTACAGATATGACAAGCATCAGAAAAATGCCAAATTTCTTGTAGACTAAAACTGTGGCTGGCATCATTAATGCACCAGCTAGGAATGTGGTAATTGCTGCCATAGTGATGACACTTCCCATACTATGAACACAACTCACAATTTTGTTCTCACGATCAATATCTGGAGATAGGCGATAAACTACAGCATAATGAAGAGTATAATCTACTGACATGCCAAGAGCTACAGTGAGGATCACAGCTTCTAATATATTCAGTTCCCAGTTCAAGAGCACCAATGTTCCAATGGTGACAAACATAATACATGCAACACTAATCAATGCAAAAATACTGATGAATACATTTAATGTAGTTATAAAAATCACAGCAGCGACAACACAAAGAGAAATGCCCATGGTAATGGGTGTTTCTTCTGAAAGACTGTTCTGGAGATCAAACATAGCTAGGTTGCTAACGAACCAGCCATTTTTCATTTCGGGTGGTGCTGATTGAAGTTCCTGAGTAAACCAGCTGTTAACTTTAGTATAAAAATCTTTGGTCTTTGAGTAAGAAAATGAAAACTGTACATTGCTCATGTATTCCACAATAAGAAGACTGATACTATTGTCAGTGTATCTGATGCCTGGAGTCATCTGACTGTACTGAACACCTGGAGTATTCATGAGCATTggaatgtatttatataaacaatacgACATTTCTTCTGACTTGGGATATGTATTATTACAACATGGAAAATCATCTACAAACAGACAAGGCTTTTGTAAATAATCacgaaatttatcaaaaaaacaatttgtgagCTGATATCCTGGTGTCTGCTGATAAAAATCAGTATTCTTCAGTTTATTACAAAATTGCAACAACCATGTTTGAGCACTTTGAGTAATTGCATTgaaagttttgtcaaatttcaaacTTCCACGACTAGCTGGATCTAAATAGTCTCCTTTGTCTGTTGCAAAAGCACCCCATACAAATGTCAAAGGCAACAAGGTAAATTCCTCAATATCTTTagatttttcaaaccggaaattgtttcttatttggaattcatatttttcaattaaatgatCAGatgaaaaaacttgaaatttatcTGATGATGGAAGTTTGAGCTTAGGATGGAAGAATATCACAACCACTCCTCCAATGCCTAAAGCACCTAATATAAATATCCATATATATCTAAACTTCACTATGATAAAAGGCAgcaacttttcaaaaaatatccTTGACCAATCAGATATAGAATGATACACTTTGTACGGTATTTTGCATAAAAAGTAACTCACTTTTTGATTGGATGAAAATTCTGGATTGTACCAGCTCTCACAATTGCACCATTTATCATTGATAATAAGAGTGGCAGGAATTAATGTAAtcatgattaaaaaattacataatatagTTGTCCCCGCATAGATACTAAAACATTTAATGGCGGTGATCGAGCTAGCACCATTTGAAAACAAAGCAGCTGAAGTAGTTAAGCTGGTAACAAACATCGATAAGGTGGCATGATGGAGCGTATCATGCACTATTTTCTCCATAGTTCCATTATTTCTCTCTGATTTAGATAAATGCCATACTttacaatatacaaaaacatcatCAGCACCAATAGCTATAACCATTACAGCAGTAACAAGATTCATGTATGGaaaaaatttgatttcaaaaataatctGGTTGAGAAAATACGACATAACTAAGGAAGATCCAATAACAACAAATGTCATAATTGTAACAAAGATGGAGGCTGTGTAGATCCATACGAGTATAAAAATTACGCAGATAGCACCAATTATCCAAATTGTATCTTTTAACAGGTATTCACTAAACAGTGTATACTTAATACCAAAATCTATCCCtgctattttgatattttgattgcTTGATCCTACCCATGATTCAATGTGGTTGTATAACTCCACTGTATCAATACTGTAAGATATTGGTAAAAAGGTTATCGCATAGCGTAAAAATGGTTGAGTGTGTGGTTTGGCACTTTCTGGTATAAAATTCATGTCCGTTATatgatgtaaaatattaaagacaCCATTAAAACGTATACACCTTCTTGGAATGCCTTTACAACGGGAATAAACTTTTCCACTTCGTTTCGTAGCTTCACAGTCGTGTTCCAAAGTGTAATTAAAATAGTATGGTGAGCATTTATCAAGAGTTTTATACACCTTATTTACATCCTCTTGTGTAATCTGTGAGCAATTTGATTTCTGTGATAGCCGAGATATATAGTTTCCTAGTGACCAACTTGGACAACATTCATTATTGGTTTTAGTCAAGCATAATTCATTAAAAGAAGAATGGGTTCGAATAATTTGTTCCTCTATGTAACACATTTGTCGTATATTTTCAGCAGTGAAGAGATTAGAGCTGTCATCCGCAGTAAAGGCAATATGTGCAAACTGGCTATATTTCTGACctgtaaataaaattagaacaaaatatttaaaatatcaatctCTGAGGAGAACCAATTatcaaggatttttttttacttgtttgataatttttttaatttttttttcaaatttatactcATAACTGTCACTCCGTGCACCACAGGTTTCACCACATCATCATCCTTTCAAGCCATTTTGATGCCATTTTAATGTGATTGGGACATTGATAACAtggatatacaaataaaataatgtttccaGTCATTGTGAAAAAACAAGTATCCATATTACATGAATTAATAAACAATGAGGCAACAATAAAAGTGCAACAGAAACGTAATCCTGCGTAAGTTGcactgtaatttttttatttcagaaagcaatttttttacaacttttgaAGTATGGGAAAATTgacttaaatttaaatttaattggcTTAAATAGggtttgatattttcataaagtcatttttaacttttaagatATGTAGcagcacaaaaaaataaaactattttcaacTGTTCTTTAAATTAACGCAAAGTTCAAAGTTTGGTTtcagtttaaatttcattagaAGATATTCAAACATAGAGAACAGCCATATAAAGGtcagggtcttttatagctgatcaTACATAATAGATtctgctcattattgaaggcagtGCTGTAATCTTTAGTTGCATAAATTCATGTCATTTGGACTCTGCTAGatagtgtctcattggcaatcaaactaCATTGTACAgcttttaactttatatatatctttaaagaCAATGGATGCAAAATTGACAAGAAAAGATCTTGACTTTTTCTGATCATGTAAGCTTACTAGAGAAATTTAGTATGGGACTTAAATATGGCATGGATCTGCAACCCcttttatcaaacaaacttaCTAGAATATTCACAgaaataatcattatttttgGTACTTCTTTTATCCAATCTATCTGTTTGGTTCTGTTCATTGGTAGCTGCATCAGAGTCATCAATATCTTTAAGAAGAGAGTGGAAGTTGGACGGGAGCAATGAAAGCTTATTTCCTTTGTTATCATAAATGTTGCCAAATGTATTGAGTCGTTGTCCTATTTCTGTCCCTCTTGGTTCAAAtccctaaaaaataagaaaaagaaagatattactAAGaagattataaatatttttgataagaatttattttattctaactatatatataaatgcaaatAATATTTGTGGGAGTAGCAAACagacattttctcattgttttatatagattagactgttggttttcccgtttgaatggtttcacactagtaattttggggcccttaatAGCTTATTGTTTGGTAGGATGGacagacggactgactgacagactgacggaaggacagacagaggtaaaacagtatacttCCCCTTTTTTAAAGCCGGGTATAATTATACTTGATAATGTCCATTCAAgaaaaatagcaataataaatgcaagcattaatttttgaatttacagtataaagtaaaagggagacaactaaGAATGTTTCCATTCATGTGTATTGATTATCACTATAAATTTATGGTAGTGCCAGTGTGTACCTGAAACAACATTGTATAAttatagaaattatttttttttctttacatgaCAGCAAATTTTAGTTATGGCAGAACTGACAAATTTTAACTAAGCTAAATTGTACAAATAATTGCttctcaaaaaaatattgtagtcTGAAATGTAGGGGtcaaagaaaactaaattaattttattgtcatcaagtgttatatatttttgtaaaaatagaaaacattgaCCAGTAGtgcaaaaaatatgtataaggTTGGATCTCTATACAAATGTAATTTGGTTTGTtgagaaataaagatatatatatatatatatggatgtCTCTGTTTTTAGACTTCCTAATCATTTTTGTCTGAATTACTTTTTATTTCCAGGTTTTTaggtttaaattttaatgatcTATTCACGGGgatatcttttatattaaataagaaCTTCAGTCTGGTAATAAAGTGCAATTTAAGTTAAAAATGGAATAAGGTCACCTAATGCCTGATTGCACTTGATTCTGGATGAACATCCAGGAAGAAAATTAGATCCAATTGTAATGACAACCTCACCACAAGTAATTTTGTTCtgattaaattgtttaaaaaataatcttctAAAATTAGATTTCCCTGCAGCTGTCTCTATCTATAAATATCTTGTAGAAGGGATAATAGTGCACAATCTTTAAAGGAGAATCACAACATGGCGATATATTAAAACCTATACAAAATACTATTCTGttctattttcttcttttctgtaCTGTAACTTTAGAAATTAATGTGATTCATTTATGGAAGATACATTTTAAAGGATAGGCATCACGttattgaaacaaaacatttaaatttcctCTAGTAATAGTATTCTAAAGCATTGATTAATGTTGTATTATTGTAGATTGTAAAACATAAGCAATTACAGAACCTTAGTGagcgtccccacattgtcattagagaaataaaatatgtgtaagaaaaaaaaattgtataagaaaaaaaaaatcatagtttcCTGTCAATATACaaatctacatagtatgtccttattatctacaaagtttcatgaaattctgttatGTGGTTGGAGTGGAGTTgggatgacaagaaacaggactgatggacagacagacgggtcaaaaacattataccctctgCAACCTGTTGTGTCACCGTGGGGTATAATAATAGTTGGTATACAATGAATTCTGATATGTAAAGTATCTGTGTGCATGTAATTTTGAACAACTGACGTAAAGCAAGTTGTTTGAGAAACAAGTCATCATTAactctttttttcatataagcTAGCTATTTAATCTTTTTACACAATCATCTTGTACATCAGATGCCCTGAGAAAAACTGATGATGGACAAACAGACATTAAGGGCTAAATGAATGACAGATAGTTATACAGGGTTGTTGTATGAGGTAGAATTGTTTCAAGGATGGAAAACTTGCCACCaaaaatacaaagaaagattTGAGAACAACCCCATCAAAATAATTACAAAGGGTCTACAAAATAtctacattttttaataacaacTGCTTTTTTCATTGCTTTCCAAGCTAGTAAGTGTGACAATCTTCTTTAGAAGACAGAATATCTAACATTTGAGTGTCTCATATGCTCAAGCCTAAACATTGGAAAGTCTCGGATTCGggagaagaagaagaagaagaagtctcttatgcaatttgttttttttcaaattgttgaaggccataaggGACCTATAATTACTAACATCAATGTCATTTTGTCTccagtggatagttgtcttattggcactcataccataggTGCTGATCCAGGTTTCAATGTCATTGGGTctctagtggatagttgtcttattggcactcataccacatgtgCTGATCCAGGATTAAATGTCATTGGGTCTccagtggatagttgtcttattggcactcataccacatgtgCTGATCCAGGATTAAATGTCATTGGGTCTccagtggatagttgtcttattggcactcataccacatgtgCTGATCCAGGATTAAATGTCATTGGGTCTccagtggatagttgtcttattgacactcataccacatgtgCTGATCCAGGATTAAATGTCATTGGGTCTCCAgtggaaagttgtcttattggcactcataccacatgtgCTGATCCAGGATTTAATGTCATTGGGTCTCCAGCGGAAAGTTGTCttattagcactcataccaaatTTGCTGATCCAGGATTCAATGTCATTGGGTctctagtggatagttgtcttattgacactcataccacatgtgCTGATCCAGGATTTAATGTCATTGGGTCTCCAgtggaaagttgtcttattagcactcataccaaatTTGCTGATCCAGGATTTAATGTCATTGGGTCTCCAgtggaaagttgtcttattagcactcataccaaatTTGCTGATCCAGGATTCAATGTCATTGGGTctctagtggatagttgtcttattggcactcataccacatgtgCTGATCCAGGATTTGATGTCATTGGGTCTCTAgtggaaagttgtcttattagcactcataccacatgtgCTGATCCAGGATTTGATGTCATTGGGTctctagtggatagttgtcttattagcactcataccacatgtgCTGATCCAGGATTTGATGTCATTGGGTctctagtggatagttgtcttattagcactcataccacatgtgCTGATCCAGGATTTGATGTCATTGGGTctctagtggatagttgtcttattagcactcataccacatgtgCTGATCCAGGATTTGATGTCATTGGGTctctagtggatagttgtcttattagcactcataccacatgtgCTGATCCAGGATTTGATGTCATTGGGTctctagtggatagttgtcttattagcactcataccacatgtgCTGATCCAGGATTTGATGTCATTGGGTCTCTAGTGGATAATTGTCttattagcactcataccacatgtgCTGATCCAGGATTTGATGTCATTGGGTctctagtggatagttgtcttattagcactcataccacatgtgCTGATCCAGGAGTTGATGTCATTGGGTCTccagtggatagttgtcttattagcactcataccacatgtgCTGATCCAGGATTTGATGTCATTGGGTCTTTAgtgaatagttgtcttattggcactcataccacatgtgCTGATCCAGGATTAGATGTCATTGGGTctctagtggatagttgtcttattgacactcataccacatgtgCTGATCCAGGATTTGATGTCATTGGGTctctagtggatagttgtcttattagcactcataccacgtcCACATGTGCTGATCCAGGATTTGATGTCATTGGGTctctagtggatagttgtcttattagcactcataccacatgtgCTGATCCAGGATTTGATGTCATTGGGTctctagtggatagttgtcttattagcactcataccacatgtgCTGATCCAGGATTTGATGTCATTGGGTCTccagtggatagttgtcttattagcactcataccacatgtgCTGATCCAGGATTAAATGTCATTGGGTCTCCAgtggaaagttgtcttattgacactcataccacatgtgCTGATCCAGGATTTAATGTCATTGGGTCTCCAgtggaaagttgtcttattagcactcataccaaatTTGCTGATCCAGGATTCAATGTCATTGGGTctctagtggatagttgtcttattgacactcataccacatgtgCTGATCCAGGATTTAATGTCATTGGGTCTCCAgtggaaagttgtcttattagcactcataccaaatTTGCTGATCCAGGATTTAATGTCATTGGGTCTCCAgtggaaagttgtcttattagcactcataccaaatTTGCTGATCCAGGATTCAATGTCATTGGGTctctagtggatagttgtcttattggcactcataccacatgtgCTGATCCAGGATTTGATGTCATTGGGTctctagtggatagttgtcttattagcactcataccacatgtgCTGATCCAGGATTTGATGTCATTGGGTctctagtggatagttgtcttattagcactcataccacatgtgCTGATCCAGGATTTGATGTCATTGGGTctctagtggatagttgtcttattagcactcataccacatgtgCTGATCCAGGATTAAATGTCATTGGGTCTccagtggatagttgtcttattagcactcataccacatgtgCTGATCCAGGATTTGATGTCATTGGGTctctagtggatagttgtctaattagcactcataccacatgtgCTGATCCAGGATTTGATGTCATTGGGTctctagtggatagttgtcttattagcactcataccacatatgcTGATCCAGGATTTGATGTCATTGGGTctctagtggatagttgtcttattagcactcataccacatgtgCTGATCCAGGATTTGATGTCATTGGGTCTTTAgtgaatagttgtcttattggcactcataccacatgtgCTGATCCAGGATT comes from the Mytilus trossulus isolate FHL-02 chromosome 3, PNRI_Mtr1.1.1.hap1, whole genome shotgun sequence genome and includes:
- the LOC134712192 gene encoding protein dispatched homolog 1-like isoform X3, with protein sequence MSYTRVVVHYPYMVFLVVFVVIATCLVLSLTLVEFPTFGNPLDGFEPRGTEIGQRLNTFGNIYDNKGNKLSLLPSNFHSLLKDIDDSDAATNEQNQTDRLDKRSTKNNDYFCEYSSQKYSQFAHIAFTADDSSNLFTAENIRQMCYIEEQIIRTHSSFNELCLTKTNNECCPSWSLGNYISRLSQKSNCSQITQEDVNKVYKTLDKCSPYYFNYTLEHDCEATKRSGKVYSRCKGIPRRCIRFNGVFNILHHITDMNFIPESAKPHTQPFLRYAITFLPISYSIDTVELYNHIESWVGSSNQNIKIAGIDFGIKYTLFSEYLLKDTIWIIGAICVIFILVWIYTASIFVTIMTFVVIGSSLVMSYFLNQIIFEIKFFPYMNLVTAVMVIAIGADDVFVYCKVWHLSKSERNNGTMEKIVHDTLHHATLSMFVTSLTTSAALFSNGASSITAIKCFSIYAGTTILCNFLIMITLIPATLIINDKWCNCESWYNPEFSSNQKVSYFLCKIPYKVYHSISDWSRIFFEKLLPFIIVKFRYIWIFILGALGIGGVVVIFFHPKLKLPSSDKFQVFSSDHLIEKYEFQIRNNFRFEKSKDIEEFTLLPLTFVWGAFATDKGDYLDPASRGSLKFDKTFNAITQSAQTWLLQFCNKLKNTDFYQQTPGYQLTNCFFDKFRDYLQKPCLFVDDFPCCNNTYPKSEEMSYCLYKYIPMLMNTPGVQYSQMTPGIRYTDNSISLLIVEYMSNVQFSFSYSKTKDFYTKVNSWFTQELQSAPPEMKNGWFVSNLAMFDLQNSLSEETPITMGISLCVVAAVIFITTLNVFISIFALISVACIMFVTIGTLVLLNWELNILEAVILTVALGMSVDYTLHYAVVYRLSPDIDRENKIVSCVHSMGSVITMAAITTFLAGALMMPATVLVYKKFGIFLMLVISVSWTYSTIFFLSLLCICGPMGNFGQFKWPTCEVCVAAPEEHQDKTQYTISELSSTSTYPHTTSTATTSTSESRELESISDDPIDPFPLPQRRRSRSRGQYHEYMKARTRSDSPEELRPGRAEGYHSRRGSRVRFSIGSIEKTSPSHEIDTEPKRYGKRRSVAEDSVFEVSEESLSSPVEGSKTEAH
- the LOC134712192 gene encoding protein dispatched homolog 1-like isoform X2 — its product is MPACYTRVVVHYPYMVFLVVFVVIATCLVLSLTLVEFPTFGNPLDGFEPRGTEIGQRLNTFGNIYDNKGNKLSLLPSNFHSLLKDIDDSDAATNEQNQTDRLDKRSTKNNDYFCEYSSQKYSQFAHIAFTADDSSNLFTAENIRQMCYIEEQIIRTHSSFNELCLTKTNNECCPSWSLGNYISRLSQKSNCSQITQEDVNKVYKTLDKCSPYYFNYTLEHDCEATKRSGKVYSRCKGIPRRCIRFNGVFNILHHITDMNFIPESAKPHTQPFLRYAITFLPISYSIDTVELYNHIESWVGSSNQNIKIAGIDFGIKYTLFSEYLLKDTIWIIGAICVIFILVWIYTASIFVTIMTFVVIGSSLVMSYFLNQIIFEIKFFPYMNLVTAVMVIAIGADDVFVYCKVWHLSKSERNNGTMEKIVHDTLHHATLSMFVTSLTTSAALFSNGASSITAIKCFSIYAGTTILCNFLIMITLIPATLIINDKWCNCESWYNPEFSSNQKVSYFLCKIPYKVYHSISDWSRIFFEKLLPFIIVKFRYIWIFILGALGIGGVVVIFFHPKLKLPSSDKFQVFSSDHLIEKYEFQIRNNFRFEKSKDIEEFTLLPLTFVWGAFATDKGDYLDPASRGSLKFDKTFNAITQSAQTWLLQFCNKLKNTDFYQQTPGYQLTNCFFDKFRDYLQKPCLFVDDFPCCNNTYPKSEEMSYCLYKYIPMLMNTPGVQYSQMTPGIRYTDNSISLLIVEYMSNVQFSFSYSKTKDFYTKVNSWFTQELQSAPPEMKNGWFVSNLAMFDLQNSLSEETPITMGISLCVVAAVIFITTLNVFISIFALISVACIMFVTIGTLVLLNWELNILEAVILTVALGMSVDYTLHYAVVYRLSPDIDRENKIVSCVHSMGSVITMAAITTFLAGALMMPATVLVYKKFGIFLMLVISVSWTYSTIFFLSLLCICGPMGNFGQFKWPTCEVCVAAPEEHQDKTQYTISELSSTSTYPHTTSTATTSTSESRELESISDDPIDPFPLPQRRRSRSRGQYHEYMKARTRSDSPEELRPGRAEGYHSRRGSRVRFSIGSIEKTSPSHEIDTEPKRYGKRRSVAEDSVFEVSEESLSSPVEGSKTEAH
- the LOC134712192 gene encoding protein dispatched homolog 1-like isoform X1, translated to MCFPSARSKWRMASYTRVVVHYPYMVFLVVFVVIATCLVLSLTLVEFPTFGNPLDGFEPRGTEIGQRLNTFGNIYDNKGNKLSLLPSNFHSLLKDIDDSDAATNEQNQTDRLDKRSTKNNDYFCEYSSQKYSQFAHIAFTADDSSNLFTAENIRQMCYIEEQIIRTHSSFNELCLTKTNNECCPSWSLGNYISRLSQKSNCSQITQEDVNKVYKTLDKCSPYYFNYTLEHDCEATKRSGKVYSRCKGIPRRCIRFNGVFNILHHITDMNFIPESAKPHTQPFLRYAITFLPISYSIDTVELYNHIESWVGSSNQNIKIAGIDFGIKYTLFSEYLLKDTIWIIGAICVIFILVWIYTASIFVTIMTFVVIGSSLVMSYFLNQIIFEIKFFPYMNLVTAVMVIAIGADDVFVYCKVWHLSKSERNNGTMEKIVHDTLHHATLSMFVTSLTTSAALFSNGASSITAIKCFSIYAGTTILCNFLIMITLIPATLIINDKWCNCESWYNPEFSSNQKVSYFLCKIPYKVYHSISDWSRIFFEKLLPFIIVKFRYIWIFILGALGIGGVVVIFFHPKLKLPSSDKFQVFSSDHLIEKYEFQIRNNFRFEKSKDIEEFTLLPLTFVWGAFATDKGDYLDPASRGSLKFDKTFNAITQSAQTWLLQFCNKLKNTDFYQQTPGYQLTNCFFDKFRDYLQKPCLFVDDFPCCNNTYPKSEEMSYCLYKYIPMLMNTPGVQYSQMTPGIRYTDNSISLLIVEYMSNVQFSFSYSKTKDFYTKVNSWFTQELQSAPPEMKNGWFVSNLAMFDLQNSLSEETPITMGISLCVVAAVIFITTLNVFISIFALISVACIMFVTIGTLVLLNWELNILEAVILTVALGMSVDYTLHYAVVYRLSPDIDRENKIVSCVHSMGSVITMAAITTFLAGALMMPATVLVYKKFGIFLMLVISVSWTYSTIFFLSLLCICGPMGNFGQFKWPTCEVCVAAPEEHQDKTQYTISELSSTSTYPHTTSTATTSTSESRELESISDDPIDPFPLPQRRRSRSRGQYHEYMKARTRSDSPEELRPGRAEGYHSRRGSRVRFSIGSIEKTSPSHEIDTEPKRYGKRRSVAEDSVFEVSEESLSSPVEGSKTEAH